The following proteins are encoded in a genomic region of Brachypodium distachyon strain Bd21 chromosome 1, Brachypodium_distachyon_v3.0, whole genome shotgun sequence:
- the LOC100831072 gene encoding uncharacterized protein LOC100831072 isoform X2, with protein MGFMGAKLFPSCESMCVCCPALRPSSRRPVKRYKKLLAEIFPKMPDGPPNERKIMKLCEYAAKNPLRIPKIAKFLEQRSRKELRAAHVNYVKIITEAYSKLLFICKEQMAYFAISLVNVLTDLLESKQENIHILGCQTLAKFIYSQVDNTYARNVESLVHKVCTLSRQQGVEHNLLRAASLQCLSAMIWFMKEHSYIFADFDEIVQSVLENYRMEESTGGDDERHASQHNWVDEIVRRDGRAGLGGGNDVNFRSATATITLRSARDSSALTREERESPEVWSFICVQKLAELAKESTTMRRILDPMLSYFDMKKQWAPRHGLALLVLSDMSYLEKSSGNEQLILTAVIRHLDHKNILHDPQTKSDIIQTATSLARQLRSRGVAPELVVAGDLCRHLRKTLEALESASVEELNLNESLQNFLEGCLLEVVRGVHDVRSLYDMMAITLENLPSMPAVARATIGSLLILCHIISLTSGSSNSPMVFPEALLQQILKSMVHPDVDTRVGAHHIFSAVIVRGRSHQRGDSEFLYETKKWQSRATSVFASATALLEKLRREKECLGSDKPGNMMHDDGKERNIHEEDNKHVWARKSPAYFSKLVFSFIDRWATLSSSAEETKIVPLTEDQTNQLLSAFWIQANQTDNTPFNYEAIGHSYSLTVLSSRLKNSSNTNNVQFFQLPLSLRSIALTPSGDLSPSCQRSIFTLATSMLAFAGKICHITELAELLRCFTSSNIDSYLRIGEDLQLYVRLQSDIGNYGSESDQDIGRSVLSDCRKKVGITDQRVLDVIASALSSLTEMDKDVLTKELTEMFTPEEVPLFGSNSALDWANFNAQAFSDESLSFDEECSRTSSVDGGFHESPATNTASSISKITLPQSAPRVLGVGQLLESALHVAGQVAGASVSTSPLPYGTMTSQCEALGSGTRKKLSSWLVNGHESTPDNPVPNLPAAQNFITPKANSCGLEINRTSLEPCSTVKLPPASPFDNFLKAAYRTKLEM; from the exons ATGGGGTTCATGGGGGCGAAGCTGTTCCCGTCGTGCGAGAGCATGTGCGTGTGCTGCCCGGCGCTGCGCCCGAGCTCGCGGCGCCCCGTCAAGCGTTACAAGAAGCTGCTCGCTGAGATATTCCCCAAGATGCCC GATGGCCCTCCAAATGAGAGGAAAATCATGAAGTTATGCGAATATGCTGCGAAGAACCCCCTGCGCATTCCTAAG ATTGCCAAGTTTCTGGAACAGAGGAGTCGCAAGGAGCTGCGTGCTGCCCATGTGAACTATGTCAAAATTATCACTGAAGCGTACAGCAAACTGCTCTTCATTTGTAAGGAGCAGAT GGCATATTTTGCAATCAGCCTAGTGAATGTCCTTACGGACCTTCTGGAAAGCAAGCAAGAGAACATTCATATTCTTGGATGTCAAACTTTAGCGAAGTTTATTTACAGTCAG GTAGACAACACATATGCACGGAATGTTGAAAGCTTGGTTCACAAAGTGTGCACGCTCTCACGTCAACAGGGAGTGGAGCATAATCTTCTGCGGGCAGCAAGCCTGCAGTGTCTGTCAGCAATG ATATGGTTTATGAAGGAACATTCATACATATTTGCTGATTTCGACGAG ATAGTGCAATCGGTCTTGGAAAATTACAGAATGGAGGAATCCACTGGTGGTGATGATGAGAGACATGCATCACAGCATAACTGGGTTGATGAAATAGTCAGGCGTGATGGAAGAGCTGGCTTAGGTGGAGGTAATGATGTGAATTTCCGTAGTGCAACTGCAACTATTACACTGCGATCAGCAAGGGATTCTTCAGCCTTGACCAG GGAGGAGCGTGAATCTCCAGAAGTATGGTCATTTATCTGTGTTCAGAAGCTTGCTGAACTGGCCAAAGAGAGTACAACCATGCGGCGCATCCTGGATCCAATGCTTTCGTACTTTGATATGAAGAAGCAATGGGCTCCTCGGCATGGATTGGCTTTGCTTGTCTTGTCTGATATGTCTTATCTAGAGAAAAGTTCAG GCAATGAACAATTGATTTTGACTGCTGTCATCCGTCACCTGGACCACAAGAATATTTTGCATGATCCTCAGACTAAGTCTGATATTATTCAGACAGCAACGTCTTTGGCACGGCAGTTGCGATCACGAGGAGTTGCTCCTGAACTTGTAGTAGCAGGTGACTTGTGCAGGCACTTGAGGAAAACACTAGAGGCTCTGGAGTCAGCCAGTGTCGAAGAGCTTAACTTGAATGAGTCTCTTCAAAATTTCCTGGAGGGTTGCCTTCTTGAAGTTGTTAGAGGA GTTCATGATGTGCGGTCACTTTATGATATGATGGCGATTACGTTGGAGAATTTGCCTTCTATGCCTGCTGTTGCCAGAGCAACTATTGGAAGTCTGCTGATACTTTGCCACATAATCTCTTTGACTTCAGGATCTTCAAATTCTCCTATG GTGTTTCCAGAAGCTCTTCTCCAGCAGATACTGAAGTCCATGGTACATCCAGATGTAGATACTCGTGTGGGGGCGCATCACATATTTTCCGCTGTTATTGTCCGAGGCCGAAGCCATCAGAGGGGGGATTCAGAGTTCCTATATGAAACAAAGAAGTGGCAGTCTCGAGCTACATCTGTATTTGCTTCAGCTACTGCTCTACTTGAAAAGTtaaggagagagaaagaatgTTTAGGTTCAGATAAGCCTGGAAATATGATGCATGATGatggaaaggaaagaaacatACACGAAGAGGATAATAAACATGTTTGGGCACGAAAAAGTCCTGCTTATTTTTCAAAGTTGGTCTTCTCTTTTATCGATCGATGGGCAACACTGAGTAGTTCCGCAGAG GAAACGAAAATCGTCCCGTTGACTGAAGATCAAACAAATCAATTGTTGTCTGCGTTCTGGATACAGGCCAATCAGACTGATAACACTCCTTTTAATTATGAGGCCATAGGTCATTCGTACAGCCTTACGGTTCTTTCTTCCCGCCTTAAG aATTCAAGCAACACTAATAACGTTCAGTTCTTCCAGTTGCCTTTGTCCCTCAGAAGTATTGCCTTAACCCCAAGTG GAGACCTGTCCCCTTCTTGCCAACGGTCTATTTTTACCTTAGCAACGAGTATGCTGGCTTTTGCTGGAAAAATCTGCCACATTACCGAATTGGCAGAGCTGCTAAGATGTTTTACATCATCCAAT ATTGATTCTTATCTAAGAATTGGTGAAGACTTGCAGCTCTATGTAAGGTTGCAATCGGATATAGGCAACTATGGTTCTGAAAGTGATCAAGACATTGGTAGATCTGTTCTTTCTGATTGCAGGAAGAAAGTGGGGATAACTGATCAGCGAGTACTTGATGTCATTGCTTCTGCACTTTCTAGTTTAACTGAG ATGGACAAGGATGTACTCACTAAGGAGCTCACGGAAATGTTTACTCCTGAAGAAGTGCCCTTGTTTGGGTCAAATTCAGCCCTTGACTGGGCCAACTTTAATGCACAGGCATTTTCTGATGAATCCCTTTCTTTTGACGAG GAGTGTTCGAGAACCTCTTCGGTGGATGGTGGATTTCACGAGTCACCAGCTACAAATACTGCTAGCTCCATATCCAAGATTACTCTACCACAATCTGCTCCCCGCGTCTTGGGTGTTGGTCAGTTGCTTGAATCG GCGCTACATGTAGCTGGCCAGGTTGCAGGTGCATCTGTTTCTACCTCCCCCCTCCCATACGGAACAATGACTAGTCAATGCGAGGCCCTGGGATCAGGCACTAGAAAGAAGCTATCAAGTTGGCTTGTGAATGGCCACGAGTCGACTCCCGACAATCCGGTTCCAAATCTCCCCGCTGCCCAGAATTTTATCACTCCCAAG GCAAATTCCTGTGGTTTGGAGATCAACCGCACGTCATTAGAGCCGTGCTCCACGGTGAAGCTTCCACCCGCCAGCCCCTTCGACAACTTCCTAAAGGCTGCCTATCGCACCAAGTTAGAGATGTGA
- the LOC100831984 gene encoding ubiquitin-conjugating enzyme E2 32, which yields MAATGKFNRSNPAVKRILQEVKEMQSNPSPDFMALPLEEDIFEWQFAILGPRDSEFEGGVYHGRIQLPSDYPFKPPSFMLLTPSGRFEIQKKICLSISNYHPEHWQPSWSVRTALVALIAFMPTNPGGALGSLDYKKEDRRALALKSRETPPKFGSPERQRVIDEIHEQMLSKAPPVPQLLTNGPDEEANKLTPHDASVEHAVKAAEGVKTSDTSSGSAIADLPKPALEAEVAENIVETQARSDAVTNHSTADQSPRESIQRVATTPQIPAIAIQKPKHDRLLTLAAFGLTLAIMALVIKKFFKINGLAGYIEGKF from the exons ATGGCGGCTACGGGAAAGTTCAACCGGAGCAACCCCGCGGTGAAGCGGATCTTGCAGGAGGTGAAGGAGATGCAGTCCAATCCCTCCCCTGACTTCATGGCCCTGCCCCTTGAG GAGGACATCTTCGAGTGGCAATTTGCGATCCTGGGGCCACGGGACAGTGAGTTTGAGGGAGGAGTCTACCACGGGAGGATCCAGTTACCCTCGGACTACCCATTCAAGCCACCATCCTTCATGCTGCTCACG CCAAGTGGAAGATTTGAGATTCAGAAGAAGATATGTTTGAGCATATCCAATTACCACCCTGAGCACTGGCAGCCATCATGGAGTG TGCGCACAGCGCTTGTAGCATTGATTGCTTTCATGCCAACAAATCCTGGTGGGGCATTGGGTTCACTGGACTACAAAAAGGAAGACAGACGAGCATTGGCTCTCAAATCACGTGAAACACCACCAAAATTCGGCTCCCCCGAACGCCAAAGAGTAATTGATGAG ATCCATGAGCAAATGCTCAGTAAAGCTCCACCAGTTCCTCAACTACTGACGAATGGCCCTGATGAGGAGGCTAACAAGTTAACCCCACACGATGCTTCTGTTGAGCATGCTGTCAAAGCAGCTGAAGGTGTCAAAACTTCTGACACCAGCTCTGGCTCTGCGATTGCTGACCTCCCAAAGCCTGCTTTGGAGGCCGAAGTTGCTGAAAACATTGTCGAAACTCAAGCTAGGTCAGATGCGGTCACCAACCATTCTACGGCTGATCAAAGTCCCAGGGAAAGCATTCAAAGAGTTGCCACAACACCGCAGATTCCTGCCATTGCAATCCAGAAGCCAAAGCATGACAGATTGCTGACATTGGCTGCATTTGGTCTGACTCTTGCTATTATGGCCCTTGTGATCAAGAAGTTCTTCAAAATCAATGGACTGGCTGGTTACATCGAGGGCAAGTTTTAG
- the LOC100824874 gene encoding uncharacterized protein LOC100824874: MGKVPMDQRRRRLTLEDYVFFFGSRSGKGLTIDLLNQIVFMHGFIKFHHSNKPVILDALNSVELLRPRRSTVSINAVAPPPSAAAPSAAALSTEDVKRDIADLGWRECPIGSLLSVSAPSPVPLATVLPGSGAVQRVSPPSTLTSPLPPAAPAVAGKRKWASTGQGKEAVRRKKKSMGELLTRPSLEVEDSSTGA; encoded by the exons ATGGGGAAGGTGCCGATggatcagcggcggcggcggcttacGCTGGAGGACTacgtcttcttcttcggcaGCCGCAGCGGCAAAGGCCTTACCATAGACCTCCTCAACCAG ATCGTCTTCATGCACGGCTTCATCAAGTTCCACCACTCCAACAAG CCGGTCATCCTCGACGCGCTCAACTCGGTCGAGCtcctgcgcccgcgccgctccaCCGTCAGCATCAACGCCGTCGCGCCACCGCCtagcgcggcggcgccctcggCGGCCGCGCTCTCCACGGAGGACGTCAAACGCGACATCGCCGACCTCGGCTGGCGCGAGTGCCCCATCGGCTCCCTCCTCTCCGTCTCCGCCCCTTCCCCCGTGCCCCTCGCGACCGTCCTCCCGGGCTCCGGCGCCGTCCAGCGCGTCTCCCCTCCGAGCACGCTCACATCGCCCCTGCCtcccgcggcgccggccgtggcAGGGAAGAGGAAGTGGGCGTCGACGGGCCAGGGAAAGGAAGCGGttaggaggaagaagaagagcatgGGGGAGCTGCTCACGCGCCCGTCCCTCGAGGTCGAGGATTCGTCTACCGGCGCATAA
- the LOC100831676 gene encoding ATP-dependent Clp protease proteolytic subunit 5, chloroplastic — MATTTASSSSLTAPLLGPKANPNPGPRSLPLLRTRRCARPVVAAAGGGGVGTYGAAQRRGIWSIRDDLLMPRSPYFPIESAGQDRGPSPMVMERFQSVVSQLFQHRIIRCGGPVEDDMANVIVAQLLYLDAIDPNKDIIMYVNSPGGSVTAGMAIFDTMKHIRPDVSTVCIGLAASMGAFLLSGGTKGKRYSLPNSRIMIHQPLGGAQGQETDLEIQANEMLHHKANLNGYLAYHTGQPLDKINVDTDRDFFMSAKEAKEYGLIDGVIMNPLKALQPLPASS, encoded by the exons ATGGCgaccaccaccgcctcctcctcctctctcacCGCCCCTCTCCTCGGCCCCAAAGCTAACCCCAATCCAGGCCCCAGATCTCTCCCGCTCCTCAG GACCCGGAGGTGCGCCCGACCTGTGGTCGCTgcagccggtggaggcggagtGGGGACTTACGGAGCTGCTCAGAGGCGCGGGATTTGGTCGATCAG GGATGACTTGCTGATGCCGAGGTCCCCCTACTTCCCTATAGAGTCTGCGGGACAGGATCGAGGGCCCTCGCCCATGGTGATGGAGCGGTTCCAGAGCGTTGTCAGCCAGCTCTTCCAGCAT AGAATTATCCGGTGTGGCGGTCCTGTGGAGGATGATATGGCAAACGTCATTGTTGCGCAGCTTCTTTACTTGGATGCCATTGACCCCAACAAG GATATCATTATGTATGTGAACTCTCCAGGAGGGTCAGTGACAGCTG GGATGGCCATATTTGATACAATGAAGCACATCAGACCTGATGTTTCCACAGTTTGTATCGGCCTTGCTGCAAG TATGGGTGCTTTTCTACTTAGTGGTGGGACAAAAG GGAAGCGATACAGCTTACCTAACTCAAGAATAATGATCCATCAACCTCTTGGAGGAGCCCAAGGACAAGAGACTGATCTCGAGATCCAG GCCAATGAGATGCTGCACCACAAGGCTAACTTGAATGGGTACCTAGCATACCATACCGGGCAGCCCCTGGATAAGATCAACGTAGATACTGACCGCGACTTCTTCATGAGTGCCAAGGAGGCAAAGGAGTATGGCCTCATTGACGGAGTAATCATGAATCCTCTTAAAGCCCTTCAGCCGCTTCCAGCTTCCAGCTAG
- the LOC100831072 gene encoding uncharacterized protein LOC100831072 isoform X1, producing MGFMGAKLFPSCESMCVCCPALRPSSRRPVKRYKKLLAEIFPKMPDGPPNERKIMKLCEYAAKNPLRIPKIAKFLEQRSRKELRAAHVNYVKIITEAYSKLLFICKEQMAYFAISLVNVLTDLLESKQENIHILGCQTLAKFIYSQVDNTYARNVESLVHKVCTLSRQQGVEHNLLRAASLQCLSAMIWFMKEHSYIFADFDEIVQSVLENYRMEESTGGDDERHASQHNWVDEIVRRDGRAGLGGGNDVNFRSATATITLRSARDSSALTREERESPEVWSFICVQKLAELAKESTTMRRILDPMLSYFDMKKQWAPRHGLALLVLSDMSYLEKSSGNEQLILTAVIRHLDHKNILHDPQTKSDIIQTATSLARQLRSRGVAPELVVAGDLCRHLRKTLEALESASVEELNLNESLQNFLEGCLLEVVRGVHDVRSLYDMMAITLENLPSMPAVARATIGSLLILCHIISLTSGSSNSPMQVFPEALLQQILKSMVHPDVDTRVGAHHIFSAVIVRGRSHQRGDSEFLYETKKWQSRATSVFASATALLEKLRREKECLGSDKPGNMMHDDGKERNIHEEDNKHVWARKSPAYFSKLVFSFIDRWATLSSSAEETKIVPLTEDQTNQLLSAFWIQANQTDNTPFNYEAIGHSYSLTVLSSRLKNSSNTNNVQFFQLPLSLRSIALTPSGDLSPSCQRSIFTLATSMLAFAGKICHITELAELLRCFTSSNIDSYLRIGEDLQLYVRLQSDIGNYGSESDQDIGRSVLSDCRKKVGITDQRVLDVIASALSSLTEMDKDVLTKELTEMFTPEEVPLFGSNSALDWANFNAQAFSDESLSFDEECSRTSSVDGGFHESPATNTASSISKITLPQSAPRVLGVGQLLESALHVAGQVAGASVSTSPLPYGTMTSQCEALGSGTRKKLSSWLVNGHESTPDNPVPNLPAAQNFITPKANSCGLEINRTSLEPCSTVKLPPASPFDNFLKAAYRTKLEM from the exons ATGGGGTTCATGGGGGCGAAGCTGTTCCCGTCGTGCGAGAGCATGTGCGTGTGCTGCCCGGCGCTGCGCCCGAGCTCGCGGCGCCCCGTCAAGCGTTACAAGAAGCTGCTCGCTGAGATATTCCCCAAGATGCCC GATGGCCCTCCAAATGAGAGGAAAATCATGAAGTTATGCGAATATGCTGCGAAGAACCCCCTGCGCATTCCTAAG ATTGCCAAGTTTCTGGAACAGAGGAGTCGCAAGGAGCTGCGTGCTGCCCATGTGAACTATGTCAAAATTATCACTGAAGCGTACAGCAAACTGCTCTTCATTTGTAAGGAGCAGAT GGCATATTTTGCAATCAGCCTAGTGAATGTCCTTACGGACCTTCTGGAAAGCAAGCAAGAGAACATTCATATTCTTGGATGTCAAACTTTAGCGAAGTTTATTTACAGTCAG GTAGACAACACATATGCACGGAATGTTGAAAGCTTGGTTCACAAAGTGTGCACGCTCTCACGTCAACAGGGAGTGGAGCATAATCTTCTGCGGGCAGCAAGCCTGCAGTGTCTGTCAGCAATG ATATGGTTTATGAAGGAACATTCATACATATTTGCTGATTTCGACGAG ATAGTGCAATCGGTCTTGGAAAATTACAGAATGGAGGAATCCACTGGTGGTGATGATGAGAGACATGCATCACAGCATAACTGGGTTGATGAAATAGTCAGGCGTGATGGAAGAGCTGGCTTAGGTGGAGGTAATGATGTGAATTTCCGTAGTGCAACTGCAACTATTACACTGCGATCAGCAAGGGATTCTTCAGCCTTGACCAG GGAGGAGCGTGAATCTCCAGAAGTATGGTCATTTATCTGTGTTCAGAAGCTTGCTGAACTGGCCAAAGAGAGTACAACCATGCGGCGCATCCTGGATCCAATGCTTTCGTACTTTGATATGAAGAAGCAATGGGCTCCTCGGCATGGATTGGCTTTGCTTGTCTTGTCTGATATGTCTTATCTAGAGAAAAGTTCAG GCAATGAACAATTGATTTTGACTGCTGTCATCCGTCACCTGGACCACAAGAATATTTTGCATGATCCTCAGACTAAGTCTGATATTATTCAGACAGCAACGTCTTTGGCACGGCAGTTGCGATCACGAGGAGTTGCTCCTGAACTTGTAGTAGCAGGTGACTTGTGCAGGCACTTGAGGAAAACACTAGAGGCTCTGGAGTCAGCCAGTGTCGAAGAGCTTAACTTGAATGAGTCTCTTCAAAATTTCCTGGAGGGTTGCCTTCTTGAAGTTGTTAGAGGA GTTCATGATGTGCGGTCACTTTATGATATGATGGCGATTACGTTGGAGAATTTGCCTTCTATGCCTGCTGTTGCCAGAGCAACTATTGGAAGTCTGCTGATACTTTGCCACATAATCTCTTTGACTTCAGGATCTTCAAATTCTCCTATG CAGGTGTTTCCAGAAGCTCTTCTCCAGCAGATACTGAAGTCCATGGTACATCCAGATGTAGATACTCGTGTGGGGGCGCATCACATATTTTCCGCTGTTATTGTCCGAGGCCGAAGCCATCAGAGGGGGGATTCAGAGTTCCTATATGAAACAAAGAAGTGGCAGTCTCGAGCTACATCTGTATTTGCTTCAGCTACTGCTCTACTTGAAAAGTtaaggagagagaaagaatgTTTAGGTTCAGATAAGCCTGGAAATATGATGCATGATGatggaaaggaaagaaacatACACGAAGAGGATAATAAACATGTTTGGGCACGAAAAAGTCCTGCTTATTTTTCAAAGTTGGTCTTCTCTTTTATCGATCGATGGGCAACACTGAGTAGTTCCGCAGAG GAAACGAAAATCGTCCCGTTGACTGAAGATCAAACAAATCAATTGTTGTCTGCGTTCTGGATACAGGCCAATCAGACTGATAACACTCCTTTTAATTATGAGGCCATAGGTCATTCGTACAGCCTTACGGTTCTTTCTTCCCGCCTTAAG aATTCAAGCAACACTAATAACGTTCAGTTCTTCCAGTTGCCTTTGTCCCTCAGAAGTATTGCCTTAACCCCAAGTG GAGACCTGTCCCCTTCTTGCCAACGGTCTATTTTTACCTTAGCAACGAGTATGCTGGCTTTTGCTGGAAAAATCTGCCACATTACCGAATTGGCAGAGCTGCTAAGATGTTTTACATCATCCAAT ATTGATTCTTATCTAAGAATTGGTGAAGACTTGCAGCTCTATGTAAGGTTGCAATCGGATATAGGCAACTATGGTTCTGAAAGTGATCAAGACATTGGTAGATCTGTTCTTTCTGATTGCAGGAAGAAAGTGGGGATAACTGATCAGCGAGTACTTGATGTCATTGCTTCTGCACTTTCTAGTTTAACTGAG ATGGACAAGGATGTACTCACTAAGGAGCTCACGGAAATGTTTACTCCTGAAGAAGTGCCCTTGTTTGGGTCAAATTCAGCCCTTGACTGGGCCAACTTTAATGCACAGGCATTTTCTGATGAATCCCTTTCTTTTGACGAG GAGTGTTCGAGAACCTCTTCGGTGGATGGTGGATTTCACGAGTCACCAGCTACAAATACTGCTAGCTCCATATCCAAGATTACTCTACCACAATCTGCTCCCCGCGTCTTGGGTGTTGGTCAGTTGCTTGAATCG GCGCTACATGTAGCTGGCCAGGTTGCAGGTGCATCTGTTTCTACCTCCCCCCTCCCATACGGAACAATGACTAGTCAATGCGAGGCCCTGGGATCAGGCACTAGAAAGAAGCTATCAAGTTGGCTTGTGAATGGCCACGAGTCGACTCCCGACAATCCGGTTCCAAATCTCCCCGCTGCCCAGAATTTTATCACTCCCAAG GCAAATTCCTGTGGTTTGGAGATCAACCGCACGTCATTAGAGCCGTGCTCCACGGTGAAGCTTCCACCCGCCAGCCCCTTCGACAACTTCCTAAAGGCTGCCTATCGCACCAAGTTAGAGATGTGA
- the LOC100831375 gene encoding DEAD-box ATP-dependent RNA helicase 24, protein MSKRTRLEGFSIPRPTSYSFERSQPAPRLYVPAEDDLDDIAFSDDAAAPSDAAEGGKAEDEEIDPLDAFMAEIQEEIRAPPPPPKPEALRLGDSDEDDDPMESFLRAKKDAGLALAADVMNAGYNSDEEVYAAAKAVDAGMMEYDSDDNPIVVDKRKIEPIPPLDHSTIEYESFNKDFYEEKPSISGMNAEEVADYMKSLAIRVSGFDVPRPVKNFADCGFPVPLMNAIAKQGYEKPTTIQCQALPIVLSGRDIIGIAKTGSGKTAAFVLPMIVHIMDQPELEKEEGPIGVICAPTRELAHQIYLEAKKFAKPYNLQVAAVYGGVSKFDQFKELKAGCEIVVATPGRLIDLLKMKALKMFRATYLVLDEADRMFDLGFEPQIRSIVGQIRPDRQTLLFSATMPYKVERLAREILSDPIRVTVGQVGSANEDIKQVVNVLPSDAEKMPWLIEKMPGMIDDGDVLVFAAKKARVDEIENQLNQRGFKVAALHGDKDQASRMETLQNFKSGTYHVLVATDVAARGLDIKSIKTVVNFDIAKEMDMHIHRIGRTGRAGDKDGTAYTLITQKETRFAGELVHSLIAAGQDVPNELMDLAMKDGRFRANRDSRKGGKKGGKGKGGGGGGGSSGGGGGGARGRGRGIRGVDFGLGIGYSTESGPQVPAPRSATVNALKTGMMQNFKSSFVSAASSMPSNSAPLRAAQFVRPALRGFVSGGTIGGDAGAARPAPPAPSFVSTSRPAGNTNENTNTTPESSRDQRRERKRPSGWDR, encoded by the exons ATGTCGAAGCGAACGAGGCTTGAGGGCTTCAGCATCCCGCGCCCCACGTCCTACAGCTTCGAGCGCTCCCAGCCCGCCCCGCGTCTCTACGTCCCCGCTGAGGATGACctcgacgacatcgccttctccgacgacgccgccgccccctcggATGCCGCGGAGGGAGGCAAGGCGGAGGATGAAGAGATCGACCCGCTTGACGCCTTCATGGCGGAGATCCAGGAGGAGATTCGcgccccgcccccgccgcccaaGCCCGAGGCCCTCCGCCTCGGGGACTCTGACGAGGATGACGACCCAATGGAGAGCTTCCTGAGGGCCAAGAAGGATGCCGGGCTCGCGCTTGCCGCCGACGTTATGAACGCCGGGTATAATTCCGACGAGGAGGTATACGCTGCCGCCAAGGCCGTGGACGCCGGCATGATGGAGTATGACTCGGACGACAACCCCATAGTTGTGGACAAGAGGAAGATAGAACCCATACCTCCCCTGGACCATTCGACTATCGAATACGAGTCGTTCAACAAGGATTTCTACGAGGAGAAGCCGTCCATTTCAG GGATGAATGCTGAAGAGGTGGCTGATTATATGAAAAGTTTGGCAATTCGGGTTTCAGGCTTTGATGTGCCAAGGCCAGTTAAAAACTTTGCGGATTGTGGGTTTCCTGTTCCGTTAATGAATGCTATTGCCAAGCAGGGCTATGAAAAACCGACAACAATTCAGTGCCAGGCTTTACCTATCGTACTTTCAGGGAGAGATATCATTGGTATTGCGAAAACCGGTTCAGGCAAAACTGCAGCATTTGTGCTCCCTATGATTGTTCACATTATGGATCAGCCTGAGcttgagaaagaagaaggtcCAATAGGAGTGATATGTGCTCCGACAAGAGAATTAGCACATCAGATATACCTCGAAGCTAAGAAGTTTGCTAAGCCTTACAACCTTCAAGTTGCTGCTGTATATGGTGGTGTTTCCAAATTTGATCAGTTTAAAGAACTGAAAGCAGGCTGTGAAATAGTTGTTGCTACCCCAGGGAGACTAATAGACTTGCTTAAGATGAAGGCATTGAAGATGTTTAGGGCAACTTATCTAGTTCTTGATGAAGCTGATCGCATGTTTGATCTTGGTTTTGAGCCACAGATACGATCCATCGTAGGTCAAATTAGACCAGACCGACAAACCTTGCTTTTCTCTGCAACGATGCCATACAAAGTGGAACGCTTGGCTAGAGAAATTTTGAGCGACCCTATTAGAGTTACAGTTGGTCAAGTTGGCAGTGCTAATGAAGACATCAAACAAGTTGTGAATGTACTCCCTTCCGATGCTGAGAAGATGCCATGGCTTATCGAGAAAATGCCCGGGATGATTGATGATGGAGACGTTCTTGTGTTTGCAGCTAAGAAGGCTAGAGTCGATGAGATTGAGAACCAGTTGAATCAGAGAGGATTCAAAGTTGCAGCACTTCATGGTGACAAGGATCAGGCATCTCGCATGGAGACACTAcagaatttcaaatctgggacTTACCATGTTCTTGTTGCAACTGATGTTGCCGCACGTGGTCTGGACATAAAGTCAATTAAAACAGTTGTGAACTTTGACATTGCAAAAGAAATGGATATGCATATTCATCGCATTGGAAGAACTGGCCGCGCTGGTGATAAAGATGGCACTGCATATACTCTGATTACGCAGAAAGAAACCCGATTTGCAGGTGAACTGGTTCATAGTTTGATTGCTGCTGGTCAAGATGTGCCCAATGAACTTATGGATCTGGCAATGAAG GATGGGAGATTCAGAGCAAACCGTGACTCTAGAAAAG GTGGGAAGAAAGGTGGCAAAGGTAaaggtggtggaggcggcggtggcagcagcggtggtggtggtgggggtgcACGTGGACGCGGGCGTGGCATACGTGGAGTTGATTTCGGCCTTGGCATAGGCTACAGTACTGAATCGGGGCCACAAGTACCTGCTCCAAGGTCGGCAACTGTAAACGCGTTGAAGACAGGAATGATGCAAAATTTTAAGAGTAGCTTTGTCTCAGCGGCTTCGAGTATGCCGAGCAACAGTGCGCCTTTGAGGGCTGCTCAGTTTGTAAGACCGGCACTTCGTGGTTTTGTCTCTGGTGGCACCATAGGAGGAGATGCAGGCGCAGCACGGCCAGCACCACCGGCACCCTCCTTTGTCTCCACATCCAGACCTGCAGGAAACACTAATGAAAATACGAACACAACCCCTGAAAG CTCGAGGGATCAacggagagagagaaagcgACCATCCGGTTGGGATCGCTAG